The following nucleotide sequence is from Podospora bellae-mahoneyi strain CBS 112042 chromosome 1 map unlocalized CBS112042p_1, whole genome shotgun sequence.
TTTCTGTTAGCGGAGAGTGTGGGTGTTCTACACAAGCAAGAGGGTGCTTTTCCGGAGCTAGATACCAGATGTCTTGAGCAAGCTCCTCCAACTACCTTATTTCGATTGCCTTTCAGACCTGTTCGGGATTTAAATAGGCGTCGAAGGACAATTGCCAGTATTAAAAAATCACCCAAGATAGTTATACAGATGCTTTTCAACTCTGTTTACATAGCTGTCGATAAACAGAGCATGTACAGATAGTTCTGTGGAATTCATTTTGCTATTTCGGAACAGGCGGgaatgatggtgatgatggagatgcCTGGGACTTGTGACCTTGGGGATTCCTTGTTGGTCCCGTAGTAGTTTCTGGCTTTTCCCGAGACTGGAACGGGATAAATAGATAGGTAATCCTGTGAGTCATTTGGTATAGATACCTATAAAATtacccctcatcaaccttgCCGCGGCATTCCCGTTTCGAACTTGCACTTGTTTTTGGGGACCGATCCAATCTGTCACAATGACCCCGGCAACCAGCAATGACCTCATCACACCCCTCCGCGCCGCCTCCCGCAACCTGGCGCGCGAATGGGGGTTTTTACGCCCGAAGATTGCGGGATAGGACCTGTCGGCTGCTGCGGTGCACGCTCTCATCGAACTTGGGAATGCGCGCTTGCTTAGTGTTGATGAGCTGGCTGCTGAGTTGAGGGTTAGTACCGGGcaggtgaggggggtggtggtgcctgagcttgttgggagggggctgATCAGGtcagagggggagggtggtagTTATGGGCTTAcagaggaagggaaggagacGCTGGGGAGGATCAACGGTTTGGCTCAGAGGCAGGTGGCGAAGGCGCTGGAgaatgtgggaggggggaatggGGTTACGGCTGGGGATATCACGTCTGTATTTAGGATTTGGACGCAGGCgctggagagggcgagggaggttggggagaatTTTCCCACACCGGCGGTGACGccggggcaggaggagagtcGTTTGGGTTGCCCAGGACGGGTGCGGTTGTTGGCGCGGGGGTGGAACCAGCTGTGGCAAAGAGGACGGTTGAGATCGTGTCTGGGTAACAACCTGGGAttctggggagggtggtggagatgcaTATGGAGTATTACTATCCAAAGTATAactgggggagggagtttgagaCGGTGTTTACGGAGGGGATGCTTGACTTGCTGAAGAGGGTCgggaatgggaaggggaacTAGGCTTGGGCTGCGGTGCTCAAACAGCCTGGTGGGAAGGATAGGATAGTGGGGACTGTGTTTATTGATGGGGAAATCACGGCTAAGGAAGGGGTGGCGAAGTTGAGGGCGTTtattgttgatgaagaggcgCGAGGGTTAGGGGCAGGGAAAAGACTCTTACGAGCAGTGATGGATTTTATCATGGAAGAGGGGTTTAGGCAGTGTGAGTTGAAAACCAGCAaggagttgatggtggctAGAAAGATGTATGAGACGGAGGGTTTCAAACCGATGAGAGAGTACTGGTATGGCGGTTGGTTGGAAGGGGTGTGTTCGATGGAGTATCTGTGGGAGAGGCCCGCAGGGAAACATACGCCAAATGACGATGGAACGCTCAAGGGGAAGGAAGTATAATGCCCATCTATGTTCGGTGTCGCTATATAACGAAAGTATGATGGCCAAGTCGAATGTCGTAGTCGAATGTCGTTTCGGAACAGATTCGTCGTTAACGTGACGAAGCCAATgtccacaaaccccctatTATCCAGCTGGCAGCCTTCCATGACCCCCATAGAAACGCCACACCCAGCACGCCCAatagcaccaccacaatACTCCTAATCTCAAACGCCTCGGCAacctccatcttcatcaatTTCTTCTGCTTGCTGTGGTAGAAgtcttccttctcctgccCGGAACTAACGGCGGGTGTCTGAGGGTTGCTGATGGGGAATGGCTTTCCATTCTCGTCTACAGCTACATACTCGTACTGTTTGTATCTGTAAACAATCCGGTGCAACCACTCGGGCATGCGACTTTCTGAGTCTGAGGCGTGGTAATGCCGCCTCAGGGCCGAGTTACGCGTGTCGACAAGAAATAAGGAGATGAGGAAAGTGGTGAATATGATTGGTGTCATGATTAACTTGAAAAGCAATTAGTACAAGCTGATACCCGAGAGGCTGATGAACCTGAATGTAAAGGGGTACATTAGGGTTTCACATACCTTGTATAATGACGACTGGTCTCCGACTTTAACATCAGCCTGATTGAACTTGGCGCTGGCGGCCCGAACGGGGGCTGGTGTGGAGGTTGACATTTTATCGGTCTTTGTTTGCTGGGGCTAACTGCTGAGGAAGATTTGGTGAAGGGATTGTTGTGTTGGAGAGTCGTCTGAAGGCTTGAGGTGGTGAAGATATGGGCCTGAGTTGCCAAGGCGTGAGTACGTAGAGAACGTGGCTGTGACGCGGCTCGACTCCTGTCAAACCGATTGAAGCGACGCAAGTAAGTTGCCGACGGTTTTGTGCTATCAAAGGCCAACTGTAACGCTTTAATCGACGTTTCGTGTAACCCAGGTAGTTCCATCGATTAAGGCCAATACCCCAGAGTGCCGTACTCTCGGCAACTGCTGTCCTAATTCcgatggaggatgagaagtCAAAGTCGATGTTGTAGTGCATGTATATAGCTCATCAGCCCCAGTTGTTCTACCCACCGACGTTCGGAATACCCATACCCACCATCACCTATGACCGGAAACGCATTTGTTCTCGAAGACTCTTGGTAGCTCTGTTCGTCATGACGGGTTGACTGCCCCACCATAAATTAGACGATCACCCCTCCATGCCCCTCACTCGAAAGTAGATCGGGTATCACCGGGTTTGCAACCTCAGTCAGATATGATGGTGGAAAACATCAGCTTTTGAATTGTTCCATTTTGTACATTTTTACTGATATTGACTCCAATCTGTCATTTAAGGGAGAGCGATGCACTcaatctcgacatcaacgcCCTTGGGGAGCTGCTTGACGGCAACGCAGCTTCTGGCGGGCTTGTGAGTGAACCACTTGGCATACTCCTCGTTCATAGACTGCATTTTAATTTAGCAAACGCCGTCACTCGATGATCGGAAACTTCGGGTGCTTACGGCAAAGTTGGCCATGTCGGTCAAGAAAACATTGACCTTGACAACCTTCCCGATGGAGGAGCCAGCCTCCTCGAGAACGGccttgatgttggcgatgcAAGCACCGGTCTTCTCCTGGATACTGCCCTCAACGAGGTTGCCCTGGGCGTCGCAGGGAATCTGGCCGGAGCAGTAGATGGTGGTAGGGGTCTTGATGGCCTGGGACTGTATATATTAAGTTAGGAGATGCTTTGACTATGTCAGCTCTCAAAGGTAGTCATACGTAAGGGCCAGCGACTATGGTCATGTCAGTCAAGGATCAAGGGAGATGGTAGCTAGTGAGCAGAAGAACGTACCCGGGGCGGCCTTGTCGGTGTAGACGGGAGTGGCAGACATGTTGTGGATGAGTCTTGGGAGTGTCCTTTTGGGAGAAACTTGAGAAAAGACAGAAAGGGATCTTCTGGCAGCAATTACAAACATTGATTGAGACAGTGGGTTTTCTTGACAGTGAAATTGGCGATTGGCTTTTTGATGGACTCCTTCCCCGCGCTCCGTTCTTCGGACTATGGTAGTCAACCCCGCAGCCCGGGCCGTTGTTAAGCTCTGGCAGATGCGGATGTGGCCGTCCCAGGGTCTCATATCGTCAATATAGAGAATGCACTTTATCCTCGCACCTTGAATGGAGCCTACCTACGTACCCAGGCAAGTGGAACAGTCCAAATTACCCAGACACTCAAAAGAGCATTTGTAGATGGCGCCCACCAACCTCAGGTACTAAAAGATTCCTGTGCCTACCTTAAAAACCAACTCGGTGCCCCAGACATGATGAATACCTCGTGATGGACGCGGGTTTCAGATGCCTGGGGTTTCTCCATGTAGTTCTTTCTTGGATATCTCTCGTCTCATCAGAAAAGACCAGATATGCAGATATGTGGCTGAGGTAGTGAATACTAGCTACGGAGTACTGTGTTTCTTGGGCACTTTTGATGGTGACGTTTCCCGGTAGCAGCTGCAGGCGGGGCTTGGCATCTCGAGCTCGGGCCTGGGTGCCGGGTTGCGCCAAGTGGCCAGAAAAAGTTACCCCCCTGCACCCAGAGAATGATGGCGGTGTCCTCAGCCCTGCcggagggagggaggcttTAAGGGGTTGTCAAGCAATTTGTTGCCATCTGCATCTTGTCTTCTCTTTGCGCAAGCAACCTTTTGCCATTGGCCCTTCGCATTTCAATCTTCTTCTACTCTCTTTAAAGTTCCCTTGGTTTttgtcttcgtcttcttcactTTAAACTGCCATTGGATTCGGCATTAGGGCACTTATACTcgcggtgttgctggtgaggtAAGTTTAGGTGGCTTCCTCCGTCTCCCGCCGTCTGGCATCCAATGTTTGGTAATCGCCGTCCGGCTTGCTCCATCCTGCAATTCCAGTGCTCTCAGATGCCAGCTATATATCTGCTTATCTTTGAAAGCCTGGGTGAGCTCAGGACTTATTTCTTGCCCTCACCATCGCAACCATCAACGGCGCTCCAGGCAATCATTAGCTAACACTTTTCTTGTCTTCGCAGCCCGACCTTTGAAActgaccaccaccgtccaTCATGGCTACAACAGCCCCCCAGGGCACCTTGCGCCAGCGTAGCGTAGCTGGTAGCAAGAAGAACAAAGATGGCGCCTCCTCCGATGTTGAGCTCGACAAGCTCGTAAAGGCCGCCAACCAGCGCCCAAAGGCTGTCTCGGAGAACGATCACAGgatcgccttcttcatcatcaccatcgtggCCTTCATCACCAGATTCTGGGGCATTAGCCACCCCAACGAGGTTGTTTTTGACGAGGTACACTTCGGAAAGGTATGATGCCCTTTCCCTTGCGCCTTGGGCGACAGTCACGCTGACATCTGCCGCGGTTTATAGTTCGCCTCGTACTATCTCGAAAAGACCTACTTCTTCGACGTGCACCCTCCGTTCGGCAAGCTCCTCTTTGCCTTTgttggctggctggttgGCTTCGATGGCCACTTTCACTTCGAGAACATTGGCGACTCCTACATTGCGAACAAGGTTCCCTACGTGGCCTTCCGCTCCCTCCCTGCACTCCTTGGCGCCTTGACCGTCTCGATGGTATACCTTATCATGTGGGAGTCTGGGTACAGCCTTCCCGCCTGCATTCTTGCCGCTGGCTTGGTTCTGCTCGACAACGCCCATATTGGCCAAACACGCCTGATTCTTCTCGATGCCACCCTCGTGTTTGCCATGGCCTGCAGCTTGCTCTGCTATATCAAGTTCTACAAGTTGCGCCATGAGCCCTTCTCAAGGAAGTGGTGGAAGTGGCTGATCCTCACTGGATTTGCCCTTTCCTGCGATATCTCGACCAAATACGTTGGTCTTTTCGCCTTCATCACCATTGGTTCTGCTGTTGTCATTGAGCTTTGGGACTTGCTGGATATTAAGAGGCCTGGTGGAGCTCTGACCTTGGCTCAGTTCGGCAAGCACTTTGCTGCTAGAGCTTTCGGCTTGATCTTCCTGCCCTTCCTCTTTTACCTCTTCTGGTTCCAGGTTCACTTCACCATTCTCACCCGCTCTGGCCCCGGTGATGATTTCATGACCCCCGAGTTTCAGGAGACCCTGAGCGACAACATCATGCTCAGCAACGCCATCACCATTGACTATTACGACACCATCTCGATCAAGCACAAGGAGACCAAGGCTTACCTTCACAGCCACCCGGAGCGTTATCCTCTGCGGTATGACGATGGCCGTGTTTCCAGCCAGGGTCAGCAGGTCACTGGTTACCCATTCAATGACACCAACAACTATTGGCAGATTCTCCCCGCTGGTGCCGATGACAAGCAGCTCAATCGTCACATCAAGAATCACGACCTCATCAGACTCCGTCATGTTGTTACCGACACCATTCTCTTGTCCCACGACGTTGCCTCGCCATACTTCCCTACCAACCAGGAGTTCACTACAGTCTCGCTTGCGGACGCCTATGGTGACAGGGCTGCTGACACTCTCTTCGAAGTACGCATTGAGCATGGCAAACCTAACCAGGAATGGAAGACTATCTCGGGCCACTTCAAGCTGATCCACAACCCAAGCAAGGTTGCCATGTGGACTCACACCAAGCCTCTTCCTGAATGGGCTTTCAAGCAGCAAGAAATCAACGGCAACAAGCAAATCGCACCAAGTTCCAATGTCTGGCTTGTTGAGGACATTTCTTCTCTGCCCGCCGACCACCCGCGCCGCGCCAAGGTAGCAAAGAAGGTCAAGACTTTGCCCTTCTTGCGCAAGTGGTTTGAGCTGCAAAGGTCCATGTTCTGGCACAACAACCAGCTGACGGCCAGCCACCCCTACGCTTCGCTCCCCTACTCTTGGCCTTTCCTGCTCCGCGGTGTCAGCTTCTGGACACAGAATGATACTCGTCAGCAAATCTACTTCCTTGGCAACCCAATCGGTTGGTGGATTGCCAGCAGTGTCCTGGCCATCTATGCCGGCATCATCTTGGCCGACCAGTTCTCACTGCGCCGTGGCATGGATGCTTTGGATCACCGTAAGTCTTGATCTCTATTTCGAATCCGAGTTACGGCGGCTAACAATCGCTAGGTTCTCGCTCCCGCCTGTACAACTCCACGGGTTTCTTCTTCCTTGCCTGGGCTACCCATTACTTCCCCTTTTATGTCATGGGTCGTCAGCTCTTCCTTCATCACTATCTCCCCGCACATCTAGCATCTGCCCTTGTCACGGGTGCGCTGGTTGAGTTCATCTTCAGCCAGGACGCCGTGGAGCACGAGGTGGTCCATCAAGCCGCTAAGGCCGGCAAGAAGAGCCAGACTCCTAAGCACCACTTGACGGCCCGCGAGCGTTTTGCCGGCCAGAGTTTGTTCGGGTCATGGGTTGCCACCGGTGTCATTCTCACCTTGGTTGCCGCGGGCTGGTACTTCTTCTTGCCTTTGACCTACGGCTACCCCGGCCTGACGGTGGAGCAAGTTATCCGGAGAAAGTGGCTGGGTTATGATCTTCACTTTGCCAAATAGGGGTGAAGGAGTCATAAAAAAGAGTTTCCGGCATTTCTTAGACCATCTGCATAGTTGACTTGAGAAGGGGATTGTGAAATGAAGCTGTACGATTTGAAGATTCTCTGATTTGCGCGTCTTAAAGGGAGCAAGGAGGCTACAGCCAGTTTGGGGAGTACCGGTGggcggttgggggggggattCTCTGGGGCATGGGGGATATAAAAGTCTTAATCTTTGCCAGTTCACTGTGTTATAGATCATGAATCACATCCGTTGTTTGCACAAAGCCTGTTTGTTTCTGCGAAATACGGTTTGTATTATGGTTCTCCATTGGCTAGCGGTTGCTTAAACCGTCCCAGCCTTGCTCTCAAGCAACGCAGTTAGCTCTGCCGGATTTCTCGGATATGGTGCCTACTAGACATGGCGCATTAGTACCCTGGGCGAGAGAGATATTCCCAATACCAGATGCCAGTCAGGAACAAGACCAAAAGACTTTCTTCAGAAACCCAGATTATAAGCATAACCAAGCACACCGCCCCTAactgccccccctccacccgccCCGCAAGCATATGACGATGCAAGCGTTGTCTCCGGTTAGGAAACATGGGCGAATAAAGGAGTTGAAAAGCAGCGGCGACGAGGGGGTTCATACGGCTCTTCCTATTACTGAGATAAAGGGTTGTAGCAGGCGCTACATAGATCATCATGGAAgtcttgttggtgttgtctcCTGAGGGGCGCTGGTGTTGAGGCAGATAAGGCAGAGTGGGAGGAACATACCGTTGACTTCAAAACTGTTGGCTGCGTTCGTTGGTTACTTGATGTTCCGCCGAAACGACCGCCCAAGCAGCCAGCCCCAATATTTTCTTTCGAGTATATCGCCGGTATCAATTGCTTCGTGTTTCGTTTAATTGAGAGGTTGCGTGCAACGAAAGATTTGGACCGGTGGTGGGCGGTGCGTTTCGCTTCACAGGACGTCGGTGGTTGTTGCAGGAAGAATTTGAAGCAGAGAGCAAGGAAAATATTTTTAGTTTTCTTGACCCCAGCTCTGGCTCCACCCAAAGCATATGTCCGGGTAGGCcagagggttagggttcgCTGCTCGCAGTGGAACCTCATCAATATCACAAGGCTATTTTGCGATGCCAAGGTCCCAACACAACATGATTGCGGACACAACAACTTTCTGGAGACTCAGATCCGTTTTCAAGCCGAATTCCCCTCTGGTGGGTTGTGTTGCAAGTGCCCGGGAGCCGGCTCAAAACGATGGCCGGCCGGACAAACTGTTCGCCCACGCCGCCAGCCTTGACGATTCAAACACTCTCCGAAGCACACCAGACCGTGCGATATGTCTCTTGTACTCGAGTTGACAAAATGGTGTTTCTGAAACCGGGGCATAATCCATACCAATGGCGTCAAGGCTGGAAAGGAGCAACCGCTCTAGACCAAGCGGTGGTCTCCCACTTCAGACGGAATTCGGAGCAAGACGGACATATCAAGACAATATCTGTTAAGAACTCCTCGCTAGGACAGGCGTTGAACAGGATGGCTCCATTTGCACTTGGGAGGCTGCAACTGCATGTACATGCACACAACCGCAGTTCGGCACATCCGTCTGGTGAGTCCTATGAGGCAAAGAGACCCTCGCCAATCATCGCATTTGCCGAAGGTCAAGGGGCTGAACGGCACGGGGAATTCTGCGACGCGGCGAGGTAGCATCTCAGGAATATATCGATCCTGGATCCACGAACACTTTTGAGCCACCTTTTTTCTTATTTTACCTTTCCAGCAAATAAGTGCTTGAGTCCTACCGCTATTTCGACAACGCCCTCACAACAATAACACACGATAGCAGTAGTAACTTCGCCAAATGGATCTTTTCAGGACCTTACCTGTCCGCTCCATTTCGGTTGTCTCCCTGACGACTGCGTATCTGGCGTCATCAGGCAAACTACCCATATGGCCCCAATGGAGCCTGGTACCGTCATTTCTCGCTCTTTGGAGTCTTCAATTCTCCTTCTGGCTTATATGGGTACTCTTTCTCTACAATAGTCTGTTTTCTCCCTTTCAAGACTTGCCCACGCCTGACGGCAAACATTGGCTCTTTGGCCatttccccatcatcaagaagtttCCGACAGGGAAACCTATGATTGAGTGGTGCGTGTTCTCTCTACAACAACGTCCCATGTACGATCGGTTGTTGACTGTTAATGCAGGGTGAACACACTCCCGAATGACGGCCTGATTAGATATTTTGGTCTCTTCAACCAAGAGAGGCTGCTCCCTACAAACCCCAAGGTATTGACCGAGCTTCTTACCACCAAAAACTATGACTTCCAAAAGCCCTCTTCATGGCGATGGCTCATCGGCCGTAAGCTCGGTATCGGGCTTTTGTTGGCTGAAGGCGACGAACATAAAGTGCAGCGGAGGAATCTGAATCCAGCATTCCACTTCCGCCACATCAAGAATCTGTATCCTATTTTTTGGAGTAAATCCAAGGAGGGTGTGGAGGCCTTGACCAAGAAAGTCCTGAGCGAGAAGAAGTCCAACGGGTCATCGGGACCCAAGGACCAAGAAGAAAGCCGTACGGCTGTCGTCGAGGTCGGAAACTGGGCCTCTAGAATTGCACTCGACATTATCGGAGTCACCGGTCTCGGTCGTGACTTTGGCGCCATCTCAGATCCAGGGAACGAACTCAACCAGACCTACCAAAATCTTTTTTCTCCCAGCAAGCAAAGCCAAACGCTCGGTATGCTTAACCTCATCTTCCCGGCCCGTCTAGTCCAACTCCTTCCTGTTCAACGCAACGCAGACATTTTGGAAGCCGCCCGCTATATAAGGAACGTCTGCCATGACCTCATCCGAgccaagaaagaaaagcaagAACGGAAAGAGTCCCTCGGCGACgacatcctctccaccgccatCGAATCCGGTGCTTTCAGCGACGATAACCTTGTTGACCAACTCATGACCTTCCTCGCTGCCGGCCACGAAACCACCGCGTCTGCCATGACATGGGCCATCTACCTCCTTTCAAAGAACCCCGAGATCCAATCCCGCCTCCGCGCCGAAGTCCGTtcccgcctcccctcccttgcAGATGATTCCTCCCAAGAAATCACCAGCGTCGACATCGACTCCATGACCTATCTCAACGCGGTTTGCTCTGAAGTCCTTCGGTATTTCCCCCCTGCTCCCGTCACCATCCGGGTAGCTGCCTGCGACACCTCGATCCAGGGCCGGCACATACCCAAGGGAACTCAGTTCATGATCATCCCTTGGGCAATCAACAAGTCCGAAGCCCTTTGGGGGTCTGACGCAAGGGAGTTCAAACCTGACCGCTGGGTGCCAAAGGACGAGACGGATAAGAGTGCCGCCAGTGGAGGGGCGACGTCGAACTATGCGTTCCTGACTTTCTTGCATGGGCCGAGGAGTTGTATCGGGCAGCAGTTTGCCAAGGCGGAGTTTGCGTGTATGTTGGCTAcgtgggttgggaggttcgagatggagctggagaataaggaggaggaggatgaggagaagattAGTATCAAGAGCACGCTCACGGCGAGGCcggagaaggggttgtttgtgAGGTTAAAGGTGGTGGACGGGTGGTAGATTGGCTTTGCCTTTTGTCTTTCACGATGGTCGGAAGCAATTTGTGATAGCTGAAGTTTTCTCTTTGTTGAATTTTGGGTTATATTTCTGTGAAGCGTGGATAGTGGGTGCAATAGCCAGGCCATATCCTTTTAAACCTACCTTGGTCATATATCTTTGATGTCAGGGCTTCATCTCTTTATCACTTGGACCCTGCCTCGGATCATGTCAAAAAATAGTTACAACAGCCAACCCATCTACCTTCTTCGCCAACTCATCCGCCCCATTCAACACCGCACTATAGTTCGAGTCTGCTTACTACTCGCACATTCAACGCCAGATGCTTATCAAACAAATTCACCTGCCTCAATGCCACCTTCAACATTTCCATCAACATTAAGCCCCAACCCCAGTGCCTTTTGCCCACGTACACAAGTGCCTCTCGACTTACACCGCCCCAGGTATCATACCACATGTCATAACACACTACAGTCACGTTCATAATAAGAGACACGCATATGGTCACATCTTTACATATCTCTTCGCATATCTCTTCACATATATCTTGGCGTATCTCTTTCATACATAACATTACAAAACCAATAGAGAATTAGCACTGGCTCTCGTCAATAGCGTCACACAATCCATCACATTGGATGGTACCGCGCTGGTCTGCTATACCAGAACCTACTACAGCACATTAAGTAGCCCGCCGCAAGCTATAAAACGTTCTCCTAATATATCATCTGGCACCCGTCATCTTGACTGTGTACTATTGTGTCTTTATGTGATGATGCTAAAGGCATTAATAGCTCAGACTGTCTCTCAAAAAGCTTAGATATAAAAAGCACCCATCAAAAGCCCTTTTATTCATGGCAAGATTTCTTCTTATCATGTATAAAATATGCATTTCACAACTACTTATCGTGTTAGAGTGCAGGATACTTCAGACAGTAGCCATGGAAAAGTAACAAATCCTCAACATTTTAAGTGTCTTGAGGTTTCATAGATGTCTTTAAAATATAGTAGACATAAGGAACTTGGACAATCAAATCATAGTTCGGATCATATGACAAGATACCTTTGACTGTGCTTGCCTATAGAAGGCAGGAGCTTTGCTCCTGCCTCTCGTCCTCTGTTTGTGTCTCCGGAAAAAGAGGAAATGCTGCAGATAAAGAATCGGGGAAATAGGTATCCAGAGAGCTATTTGTCACCAAGAATCCTACCTGTATCAGCTTTTAGTTATAGTAAGCAGAGCAAAGTTCCAGCTACAGCTTCATATTTATTTCACCCGCCCGTAACTTTATGGAGCCTCGCTTCAATCAAGACTCTATCAAAGACTCTTTAACTTTCACCAAGACTTCTTTTATTCAAGCATAACATATTCATTTCGGAACCACTTGTGCAGGTGTTATATTTACTTGCACATTTCATTGCCTAGCAATAAGCCTATTCTTATTTACTCTTTATAAAGACCTATCAATAGAAAAGATGtcttttaaaaatattatgGGCTTAAGTAGCCCAGACTATAAGAAAAATAGCTCGGATTATGTCAAAATTTAGCTCAGACAGCTCATAAAAAAGCTTGGATATCAAAACTCTATCGAAAGACTCTTTCATTTTCACCTAGAATTCTCTTATTCAAGCATAAAACGTGAATTTCACAACCGCTTATGCAGGAGTCATACTCACTTGCACAGTTCATTGCCCTGGCAACAGGAACATGTTTGTTTGCTCCTCCTTTAGCCCTATTCCTGGGGGCGTGACCTTGGCTACTCCTTGGCCCCCTTGCTTAAATAACAAAAAGAACAGTGCATCATGCGTGCTGCAGTGGAAATGACATCTGGAAGCACCGGTGGACAAAAATTCTTTGTGGATTGTCAGCAATTGCCCCCGGGGGCCGTAGGTTGCATGTGTATAAATTGTAAAGATGGGCGCGCATGTGGGTGAAGGTGCCCATTTCTGGAGTGGAGTGGTGTGGGAACAATGCAGTCA
It contains:
- a CDS encoding uncharacterized protein (EggNog:ENOG503P6Y4): MSTSTPAPVRAASAKFNQADVKVGDQSSLYKLIMTPIIFTTFLISLFLVDTRNSALRRHYHASDSESRMPEWLHRIVYRYKQYEYVAVDENGKPFPISNPQTPAVSSGQEKEDFYHSKQKKLMKMEVAEAFEIRSIVVVLLGVLGVAFLWGSWKAASWIIGGLWTLASSR
- a CDS encoding uncharacterized protein (COG:J; EggNog:ENOG503P43C) gives rise to the protein MRPWDGHIRICQSLTTARAAGLTTIVRRTERGEGVHQKANRQFHCQENPLSQSMFVIAARRSLSVFSQVSPKRTLPRLIHNMSATPVYTDKAAPVAGPYSQAIKTPTTIYCSGQIPCDAQGNLVEGSIQEKTGACIANIKAVLEEAGSSIGKVVKVNVFLTDMANFAVSTRSFRSSSDGVC
- the PMT4 gene encoding Dolichyl-phosphate-mannose--protein mannosyltransferase 4 (BUSCO:EOG09260J53; COG:O; CAZy:GT39; EggNog:ENOG503NV01): MATTAPQGTLRQRSVAGSKKNKDGASSDVELDKLVKAANQRPKAVSENDHRIAFFIITIVAFITRFWGISHPNEVVFDEVHFGKFASYYLEKTYFFDVHPPFGKLLFAFVGWLVGFDGHFHFENIGDSYIANKVPYVAFRSLPALLGALTVSMVYLIMWESGYSLPACILAAGLVLLDNAHIGQTRLILLDATLVFAMACSLLCYIKFYKLRHEPFSRKWWKWLILTGFALSCDISTKYVGLFAFITIGSAVVIELWDLLDIKRPGGALTLAQFGKHFAARAFGLIFLPFLFYLFWFQVHFTILTRSGPGDDFMTPEFQETLSDNIMLSNAITIDYYDTISIKHKETKAYLHSHPERYPLRYDDGRVSSQGQQVTGYPFNDTNNYWQILPAGADDKQLNRHIKNHDLIRLRHVVTDTILLSHDVASPYFPTNQEFTTVSLADAYGDRAADTLFEVRIEHGKPNQEWKTISGHFKLIHNPSKVAMWTHTKPLPEWAFKQQEINGNKQIAPSSNVWLVEDISSLPADHPRRAKVAKKVKTLPFLRKWFELQRSMFWHNNQLTASHPYASLPYSWPFLLRGVSFWTQNDTRQQIYFLGNPIGWWIASSVLAIYAGIILADQFSLRRGMDALDHRSRSRLYNSTGFFFLAWATHYFPFYVMGRQLFLHHYLPAHLASALVTGALVEFIFSQDAVEHEVVHQAAKAGKKSQTPKHHLTARERFAGQSLFGSWVATGVILTLVAAGWYFFLPLTYGYPGLTVEQVIRRKWLGYDLHFAK
- a CDS encoding uncharacterized protein (COG:I; COG:Q; EggNog:ENOG503NXAM); translated protein: MDLFRTLPVRSISVVSLTTAYLASSGKLPIWPQWSLVPSFLALWSLQFSFWLIWVLFLYNSLFSPFQDLPTPDGKHWLFGHFPIIKKFPTGKPMIEWVNTLPNDGLIRYFGLFNQERLLPTNPKVLTELLTTKNYDFQKPSSWRWLIGRKLGIGLLLAEGDEHKVQRRNLNPAFHFRHIKNLYPIFWSKSKEGVEALTKKVLSEKKSNGSSGPKDQEESRTAVVEVGNWASRIALDIIGVTGLGRDFGAISDPGNELNQTYQNLFSPSKQSQTLGMLNLIFPARLVQLLPVQRNADILEAARYIRNVCHDLIRAKKEKQERKESLGDDILSTAIESGAFSDDNLVDQLMTFLAAGHETTASAMTWAIYLLSKNPEIQSRLRAEVRSRLPSLADDSSQEITSVDIDSMTYLNAVCSEVLRYFPPAPVTIRVAACDTSIQGRHIPKGTQFMIIPWAINKSEALWGSDAREFKPDRWVPKDETDKSAASGGATSNYAFLTFLHGPRSCIGQQFAKAEFACMLATWVGRFEMELENKEEEDEEKISIKSTLTARPEKGLFVRLKVVDGW